A window of Paenibacillus sp. 19GGS1-52 contains these coding sequences:
- a CDS encoding AraC family transcriptional regulator has protein sequence MERNNVHIHLSAFSRHIQPFRQPFRNGLDTYIIRLQAEGESEALIEDRMVTILPGDLLLFRPGEIYDLRIGEKESPLGFSADYYVMCTGDWVDHWWNERERPKKVRIADDGKLQSIWQQLILEKRRLDGGSTDILELLFKALCLLLDRAIEEAPATSSTSLLLALKMKSYIEEHAIAIIRLEEVAKHTGISVTRAVHLFKAQFGYSIMQYAGQIRLAMALRLMDNSNYTLERIAEETGFGSYTYFHRVFRERYGMAPGIYRKSR, from the coding sequence ATGGAAAGAAACAATGTTCATATTCATCTCAGTGCCTTTTCCCGCCATATTCAGCCTTTTCGACAACCCTTTCGAAATGGACTGGATACCTATATTATCCGACTTCAAGCGGAAGGCGAATCTGAAGCCCTGATTGAAGACCGCATGGTTACTATTCTGCCTGGAGATCTACTATTATTCCGTCCTGGCGAAATCTATGATCTGCGGATAGGCGAGAAGGAAAGTCCGTTGGGATTTAGTGCAGACTATTATGTTATGTGCACAGGTGACTGGGTTGACCACTGGTGGAACGAGCGCGAAAGACCCAAGAAAGTGAGAATTGCGGATGACGGTAAGCTTCAGAGTATTTGGCAGCAGCTCATTCTGGAGAAAAGAAGGCTCGACGGCGGCAGCACCGACATTCTAGAACTTCTTTTCAAAGCATTATGTTTGCTGCTGGATCGGGCTATTGAAGAAGCACCAGCAACTTCCTCCACATCGCTGCTGCTGGCACTCAAGATGAAGAGTTATATCGAGGAGCATGCCATAGCGATAATCAGGCTTGAAGAAGTTGCCAAGCATACCGGCATCAGCGTTACAAGGGCAGTCCATTTATTCAAAGCGCAGTTTGGATACTCCATTATGCAGTATGCAGGACAGATTCGGCTGGCAATGGCGCTGCGGTTAATGGATAACAGCAACTACACCCTGGAGCGGATCGCGGAGGAAACAGGCTTCGGCAGCTATACTTATTTTCATCGCGTATTCAGAGAAAGGTATGGAATGGCACCTGGGATATACCGCAAGAGTAGATAA
- a CDS encoding chromate transporter, whose product MKAKRQEELQNKQNKRRSNISAILEVLSVSTKLGLSSFGGPIAHLGYFHNEYIRRRKWMDERSYADLVALCQFLPGPASSQVGIGIGLIRAGIWGGIVAWIGFTLPSVIALVAFAFLLRGFDIGNAGWIHGLKIVAVAIVSQAILGMGQKLTPDRNRITIAVIVAGLSLLWQTAYSQLLLILVAGVVGVWFYRSTKVEQAPQLPIAVSRSFAISCLLVYVALLLALPLLRQWGQSEGLAWFDSFYRSGSLVFGGGHVVLPLLEREVVPTGWVSKAEFLAGYGAAQAVPGPLFTFAGYLGAMAGGISGAAIAVIAIFLPAFLLVAGALPFWNSLRNNPKIQGALTGVNAAVVGLLLAALYDPLWITAIVQPADFALAALLFILLVFWKLPPWMVVLAGAAGGMLL is encoded by the coding sequence ATGAAGGCGAAGCGACAAGAAGAATTGCAGAACAAGCAGAACAAGAGAAGAAGCAACATCTCCGCCATTCTGGAAGTCTTGAGTGTATCTACAAAGCTCGGTTTAAGCTCATTTGGAGGGCCGATAGCGCATCTCGGTTATTTTCATAATGAATATATTCGGCGGCGAAAATGGATGGATGAACGAAGTTACGCTGACCTGGTGGCACTTTGTCAATTCCTGCCTGGACCGGCAAGCAGTCAAGTCGGAATTGGTATCGGGTTGATCAGAGCGGGGATATGGGGCGGAATTGTCGCCTGGATAGGCTTCACACTTCCCTCCGTCATAGCTTTAGTGGCTTTCGCCTTCTTGCTTAGAGGCTTCGATATCGGCAACGCTGGCTGGATTCACGGACTCAAAATAGTTGCTGTAGCCATAGTATCCCAGGCCATCCTGGGCATGGGCCAGAAGCTGACACCGGATCGGAATCGGATCACCATCGCGGTAATCGTTGCTGGTCTTTCTTTACTTTGGCAGACTGCATATAGCCAGCTGTTGCTTATACTTGTGGCTGGAGTGGTCGGAGTATGGTTTTACCGCAGCACAAAGGTGGAGCAAGCTCCTCAGCTACCTATTGCCGTTAGCAGGAGCTTTGCTATCAGCTGTCTCTTGGTATATGTGGCCCTTCTACTGGCACTTCCACTTCTCAGACAATGGGGACAAAGTGAAGGCCTAGCTTGGTTTGATAGCTTTTATAGATCTGGCTCTCTAGTATTCGGGGGAGGTCATGTCGTACTGCCGCTTCTTGAACGAGAGGTCGTTCCTACGGGTTGGGTAAGTAAGGCAGAGTTCCTGGCAGGATACGGCGCGGCTCAAGCGGTCCCGGGACCGCTGTTTACATTTGCCGGCTATCTTGGAGCCATGGCTGGGGGAATATCAGGGGCAGCGATTGCCGTTATTGCGATCTTCCTGCCTGCCTTTCTCCTTGTAGCTGGTGCTCTACCCTTCTGGAACAGCCTGAGAAATAACCCCAAAATTCAAGGTGCACTCACCGGAGTTAACGCCGCTGTCGTAGGACTGCTACTAGCTGCTCTATATGATCCCCTTTGGATTACAGCCATTGTGCAACCTGCGGATTTCGCATTGGCGGCCCTGCTCTTTATCCTGCTTGTATTCTGGAAGCTTCCTCCTTGGATGGTCGTTCTCGCAGGAGCCGCAGGCGGAATGCTGCTGTAA
- a CDS encoding SGNH/GDSL hydrolase family protein gives MNMNETDQESVNLEFKYMVSGDSISKGVVYDEARSKYVILEDNYVSLLQGKLKGALRNTARFGNTLMKGLSNLKRDVLKEKPDVVLIEYGGNDCDFIWADIVDNPDAEHNPKTDFSTFEKMLLDMIDFLKKQQIIPILMSLPPLDADSYFKWVSQNNPASEVNILKFLGSVTKIYWWQERYNSTIIKVAESTKTKIIDVRGAFLQHPDYTKFICLDGIHPNKEGHRIIFDKVLDFIRSSEPHLLLDSTGQAAPSH, from the coding sequence ATGAATATGAACGAAACGGACCAGGAATCTGTAAACTTGGAGTTCAAATATATGGTAAGCGGAGATTCTATTTCCAAAGGTGTTGTGTATGATGAGGCCAGAAGCAAGTATGTGATCTTGGAAGACAACTATGTCTCTCTCCTCCAAGGTAAACTGAAGGGTGCGCTGCGCAATACAGCCCGATTCGGCAACACGTTGATGAAAGGCCTAAGCAATCTGAAAAGAGATGTTCTAAAAGAGAAGCCCGATGTGGTTCTCATTGAGTACGGCGGAAATGATTGTGATTTCATTTGGGCAGACATTGTAGACAACCCTGATGCAGAACATAACCCCAAGACAGATTTCTCAACATTCGAGAAGATGCTGCTGGATATGATTGATTTTCTAAAAAAACAGCAAATCATACCGATCCTTATGAGTCTCCCTCCTCTGGATGCCGATAGCTATTTCAAATGGGTTAGCCAGAATAATCCGGCTTCTGAAGTGAATATCTTGAAGTTTCTGGGGAGTGTGACCAAAATTTATTGGTGGCAGGAAAGATACAACTCCACCATTATCAAGGTCGCAGAGAGTACCAAAACAAAAATTATTGATGTTAGGGGAGCCTTCCTCCAACATCCGGATTACACCAAGTTCATCTGTTTGGACGGAATCCATCCCAATAAAGAAGGACACCGCATTATCTTCGATAAAGTGCTTGATTTCATTAGAAGCAGCGAACCCCATCTACTGCTGGATAGCACTGGACAAGCTGCACCAAGCCATTAA
- a CDS encoding IS1182 family transposase → MLPEQQNFILSPYIELYNILIPKDNLLRRMDELVDFSFVYEKLNETYCHDNGRTAVDPVRMFKYLLLKSIFDLSDVDLVERSKTDLSFKFFLHMAPEEGVIDPSLLTKFRKLRLKDMKLLDLLIGKTVKIAIEKGVIRSKTIIVDATHTKARYTQKTPQEVLRERSKKVRKVIYSIEESMKNVFPFKPTTDVLEDEIEYCQRLVAVIEQDGRFTGLPKVSEPLNLLKETVADDVEHLQTSTDPDAKVGHKSADSSFFGYKTHIAMSEERIITAATVTTGEQNDGKQLQTLIEKSKAAGMQVEIVIGDTAYSEKDNLSYSAQNEIELVSKLNPLITQGNRKKGDEFEFNKDAGRYVCKAGHLAIRRARQGKKGRGKNQTDTYYFDVEKCKRCPLREGCYKEGSKSKTYSVSIKSHEHLEQARFQESEAFKAKAKERYKIEAKNSELKHRHGYDVASTSGLIGMEIQGAMAIFAVNLKRILKLMS, encoded by the coding sequence ATGCTCCCTGAGCAGCAGAATTTTATCTTGAGCCCGTATATCGAACTTTACAATATACTGATTCCTAAGGATAACTTGCTACGGCGAATGGACGAGCTGGTGGACTTTAGCTTTGTTTATGAGAAACTGAACGAAACCTATTGCCACGATAACGGTCGAACCGCGGTGGACCCGGTCCGAATGTTTAAATATCTACTGCTCAAATCTATCTTTGACTTGTCCGACGTCGATCTGGTGGAACGCTCTAAAACCGACCTGTCGTTCAAGTTTTTCCTACATATGGCTCCGGAGGAAGGGGTCATTGACCCCAGTCTGTTGACCAAATTTCGCAAGCTGCGACTGAAAGATATGAAGTTACTCGATCTGCTCATTGGCAAAACGGTGAAAATCGCCATTGAAAAAGGCGTCATTCGCAGCAAAACCATTATTGTGGATGCGACTCATACCAAAGCGCGCTATACCCAAAAGACCCCGCAAGAAGTGCTGCGAGAACGCTCCAAAAAGGTACGTAAAGTGATCTACAGTATAGAGGAGTCAATGAAAAATGTTTTTCCGTTCAAGCCGACTACGGATGTCCTTGAGGATGAAATCGAATATTGCCAGCGGTTGGTTGCGGTGATTGAGCAGGATGGACGGTTTACGGGACTTCCCAAGGTAAGCGAGCCTTTAAATCTGCTGAAAGAAACGGTCGCCGATGATGTGGAGCATCTGCAAACCTCTACCGATCCGGACGCCAAAGTGGGACACAAAAGTGCAGACTCTTCTTTTTTCGGATACAAAACCCATATCGCCATGAGTGAAGAACGAATAATTACAGCAGCGACGGTTACGACGGGCGAACAAAATGACGGGAAACAGCTCCAAACGCTGATTGAAAAAAGTAAGGCTGCAGGGATGCAGGTTGAAATCGTAATTGGAGATACGGCCTATTCAGAAAAAGACAATCTGTCCTACAGTGCTCAAAACGAAATCGAGCTCGTCTCCAAATTAAACCCTTTGATTACGCAGGGAAACCGAAAGAAAGGGGACGAATTTGAATTTAATAAAGATGCGGGAAGGTATGTATGCAAGGCTGGCCATCTGGCCATTCGTCGAGCGCGGCAGGGAAAGAAAGGACGGGGGAAAAACCAGACTGACACCTATTATTTTGACGTAGAGAAATGCAAACGATGCCCACTGCGCGAAGGCTGCTACAAAGAAGGGTCAAAGAGCAAAACCTATTCGGTAAGTATAAAGAGCCACGAGCATCTAGAGCAGGCAAGGTTTCAAGAAAGCGAAGCCTTTAAAGCCAAAGCCAAGGAGCGTTACAAGATTGAAGCTAAGAATAGTGAACTCAAGCACAGACATGGGTATGATGTTGCGTCTACCTCGGGTCTGATTGGCATGGAAATTCAAGGAGCAATGGCGATATTTGCAGTGAATCTGAAACGGATTTTGAAGCTCATGAGCTAA
- a CDS encoding DeoR/GlpR family DNA-binding transcription regulator translates to MLIADRYEMIVELVNDRGSIRVTELSVLCQVTEETIRRDLDRLEKAGRLLRSHGGAVSLRDRQPEMPYAEREIMNAAEKQRIAREAVLLIKPGERILLDASTSAGYMATLLPDMPLTVLTNSIKVATELSGKERIEVISTGGQLSRRSMSFVGHLAERSLDLYHVDKLFFSCKGFHFEHGVSESNELQAMVKRRMLDIADQIILLCDSSKIGIQSFTHVAGTRELNAVITDYRPVAEQMEQLRELNIALTTV, encoded by the coding sequence ATGCTGATTGCGGACAGATATGAAATGATTGTAGAACTGGTGAATGATCGAGGCAGCATCCGGGTGACGGAGCTAAGCGTGTTGTGCCAGGTTACGGAAGAAACAATACGCCGTGATTTGGACCGGCTGGAGAAAGCAGGGCGCCTGCTCCGCTCTCATGGCGGAGCGGTCAGCCTGCGTGATCGTCAGCCGGAAATGCCCTATGCCGAACGTGAAATTATGAACGCTGCCGAGAAGCAGCGGATTGCACGCGAAGCCGTACTGCTCATTAAGCCCGGTGAACGGATTCTGCTGGATGCCAGCACATCCGCTGGGTATATGGCTACCCTGCTGCCAGATATGCCGCTGACGGTGTTGACTAATTCTATTAAAGTCGCGACAGAGCTAAGCGGCAAGGAGCGGATTGAAGTCATCTCTACCGGGGGCCAGCTTAGCCGGAGATCCATGTCCTTTGTGGGTCATCTTGCCGAACGCTCGCTGGACCTGTATCACGTGGATAAGCTATTTTTTTCCTGCAAAGGCTTTCATTTCGAACACGGTGTTAGTGAGTCCAATGAGCTGCAGGCCATGGTGAAGCGGAGAATGCTTGATATTGCGGATCAGATCATTCTGCTCTGCGATTCCAGCAAGATCGGAATTCAGTCCTTCACACATGTAGCAGGAACGAGGGAACTGAACGCAGTGATTACGGATTACAGACCTGTGGCAGAGCAAATGGAGCAACTGCGAGAGCTGAACATAGCTCTTACAACGGTCTGA
- a CDS encoding (Fe-S)-binding protein — translation MKVSMFITCVSDAVYPQVGEAMLRLLARYGVRLDFPEVQTCCGQPAFNSGYWDEARQAALTILRAFESSDFVIAPSGSCTGMLHHFPKLFEDDPVNLAKALDLQRKAYEFSQFMVQVLGLTDLGAVFPHRVTYHPSCHGTRILGIREEPLLLMQNVRAMELIPLPFAEDCCGFGGTFAIKMADISGAMVTEKSDHILETEAEILTGLDMGCLMNIAGNLRYRRQPVRVMHLAELLYEGVSGR, via the coding sequence ATGAAGGTATCCATGTTTATTACCTGTGTCAGTGATGCCGTCTATCCACAAGTCGGGGAAGCGATGTTGCGATTGTTGGCCAGATATGGTGTGAGGCTGGATTTTCCCGAGGTGCAGACCTGCTGTGGGCAGCCCGCGTTTAACAGCGGTTATTGGGACGAGGCAAGGCAGGCAGCGCTAACGATTCTGCGTGCGTTTGAGAGCAGTGATTTTGTGATTGCTCCATCTGGTTCCTGCACCGGAATGCTGCATCATTTCCCTAAGCTTTTTGAGGATGATCCGGTGAATTTAGCGAAAGCATTGGACCTGCAACGCAAGGCCTATGAGTTCAGCCAGTTTATGGTGCAGGTGCTCGGTCTGACCGACCTAGGGGCTGTATTTCCGCATCGGGTAACCTATCATCCTTCCTGTCATGGCACCCGGATTCTGGGGATACGCGAGGAACCGCTGCTGCTGATGCAGAATGTGAGGGCGATGGAGCTGATTCCCTTGCCTTTTGCGGAGGATTGCTGTGGGTTCGGCGGCACTTTTGCGATCAAGATGGCCGATATTTCCGGGGCAATGGTCACCGAGAAATCTGACCACATCTTGGAGACGGAAGCTGAAATTCTGACTGGGCTTGATATGGGCTGTCTCATGAATATTGCTGGGAATTTGCGCTACCGCCGCCAGCCAGTCAGAGTGATGCATTTGGCGGAGCTGCTGTATGAAGGAGTGAGTGGAAGATGA
- a CDS encoding sugar phosphate isomerase/epimerase family protein — MQLTTALQSYDISFVQLALSKAIQDIDTSPGKLSPGLASYVGEQFDKAGIRIGVLGCYINPIHPDPVIRRIEIDRFKEHLRYARQFGAPMVATETGALTTFKEYDPYRYEEIGWEALKETVKELAEEAEKCGVFLGLEGVFNHTLSTPEKMRRILDEVPSSSIGVVFDPVNYIGDNIHLQDEIVDSSFKLFGDRIIVAHLKDIYREENRIRHGKAGRGLFHTQAFLSKLQEHKPMIDVSLEDIAGYEINETIHMLQKLSSI; from the coding sequence ATGCAATTAACAACGGCACTTCAGAGCTATGATATCAGCTTTGTGCAGCTGGCGCTGTCCAAGGCGATACAAGATATTGACACTTCTCCTGGCAAGCTTAGTCCTGGCCTAGCCAGCTACGTTGGAGAGCAATTCGATAAAGCAGGCATTCGGATTGGTGTGCTCGGCTGCTATATCAACCCTATTCATCCCGATCCGGTTATCCGGAGAATAGAAATCGACCGATTTAAGGAGCATCTTCGTTACGCCCGCCAATTCGGCGCACCCATGGTGGCCACTGAGACGGGGGCACTAACCACTTTTAAAGAATATGATCCCTATCGTTACGAGGAGATAGGCTGGGAAGCACTAAAAGAAACCGTGAAGGAATTAGCCGAGGAGGCGGAGAAATGTGGCGTCTTTCTGGGCCTTGAAGGTGTCTTTAACCATACGCTTTCCACACCTGAGAAAATGCGGCGCATTCTGGATGAGGTCCCTTCAAGCTCGATTGGTGTGGTATTTGATCCAGTTAATTATATTGGAGATAATATCCATTTACAGGATGAAATCGTCGACAGCTCCTTCAAGCTGTTTGGCGATCGAATCATTGTCGCACACCTGAAGGATATTTATAGGGAAGAGAACCGGATACGCCATGGCAAGGCAGGCCGGGGACTCTTCCATACTCAAGCTTTCCTGAGCAAGCTACAGGAGCATAAACCGATGATTGACGTGTCTTTGGAAGACATTGCTGGATACGAGATCAATGAGACGATTCATATGCTGCAGAAACTCAGTTCTATATAG
- a CDS encoding bifunctional aldolase/short-chain dehydrogenase, producing the protein MVQSLWDSSRATEFNTGLEALVYRSNLLGEDRRVCNWGGGNTSSKTIEQDFRGRDVEVMWVKGSGSDLATMKAGNFTGLRLQDIGPLFERDEMPDAEMVAYLANCMLDAKHPRASIETLLHAFLPFKHVDHTHPDAIISLCCAHNGKEIAREIYGERFVWVPYIRPGFTLSKMIAAGVLANPQAELVLMEKHGLVTWGDTPEACYAKTISIINEAEHYIETRVEEERLFGGLRTKALPQEQRRSIAAAVMPLIRGAVSDVRKMLLSFDDEADVLRFVGGANSAELSRVGAACPDHLVHTKAAPLFIDWAADANDVEGLKVKLTEGIIAYKEQYTAYFESNKHEGDIMFEAAPRVILIPGIGMINTGKSWSNSKLSGALYHRAIAVMRGATALGDFVSLSENESYNVEYWPLELYKLSLAPAEAEFSRKVAFITGGAGGIGSETARRLVSEGAHVVLADLNLEGAQKVAIEINDKFGENRAFAVKMDVTQEEQVAAAYAETALFYGGVDIIVNNAGLATSSPFAETTLKEWNLNISVLGTGYFLVAREAFRLMKEQNIGGSMVFIGSKNSVYAGKSASAYSSAKALEAHLARCIAAEGGEFGIRANTILPDAILQGSAIWNSNWRNERAAAYGIAPDQLEEYYRKRTTLLVNIYPRDIAEGVAFLASSKSEKTTGCMLTIDGGVPAAFTR; encoded by the coding sequence ATGGTACAAAGCTTATGGGACTCATCTCGGGCAACGGAATTCAACACGGGGCTGGAAGCACTGGTGTACCGCTCCAATCTTCTCGGTGAAGATCGCAGAGTCTGTAATTGGGGAGGAGGCAATACCTCAAGCAAGACGATTGAGCAAGATTTCCGTGGACGTGATGTTGAGGTAATGTGGGTGAAGGGCAGCGGCTCCGACTTAGCGACGATGAAAGCCGGGAATTTTACGGGCTTACGACTGCAGGATATCGGCCCGTTGTTCGAACGAGACGAGATGCCTGATGCAGAAATGGTGGCTTACCTCGCAAACTGTATGCTGGATGCCAAGCATCCGCGGGCTTCCATAGAGACGCTGCTGCATGCTTTTTTACCCTTCAAACATGTCGATCATACTCACCCAGATGCGATTATCAGCTTATGCTGCGCCCACAACGGTAAGGAAATTGCCCGTGAGATTTACGGAGAACGTTTTGTATGGGTACCCTATATCCGTCCCGGCTTTACCTTATCTAAAATGATCGCCGCAGGCGTGCTGGCTAATCCACAGGCTGAACTGGTGCTGATGGAGAAACACGGCCTTGTGACCTGGGGAGACACACCTGAGGCCTGTTATGCCAAGACGATTTCCATCATTAATGAAGCTGAACACTATATTGAGACTAGAGTGGAAGAAGAGCGACTGTTCGGAGGTCTTAGAACGAAAGCGCTTCCTCAAGAACAGCGGCGGTCTATTGCGGCAGCAGTGATGCCGCTCATTAGAGGAGCTGTGAGTGATGTCCGCAAAATGTTGCTGTCTTTTGACGACGAAGCGGATGTGCTGCGTTTTGTCGGTGGTGCTAATTCGGCTGAACTGTCCAGAGTTGGTGCGGCCTGTCCCGATCACCTTGTGCATACCAAGGCCGCTCCGCTCTTTATCGACTGGGCAGCGGATGCCAACGATGTAGAAGGGCTGAAGGTTAAACTGACTGAGGGCATCATCGCGTATAAGGAGCAGTATACAGCCTATTTCGAGAGCAATAAGCATGAGGGGGATATCATGTTTGAGGCCGCGCCCCGCGTGATCCTCATTCCAGGAATAGGAATGATTAATACTGGCAAAAGCTGGAGTAATTCTAAGCTGAGCGGAGCGCTGTATCATCGGGCAATTGCTGTTATGCGCGGAGCAACAGCACTGGGGGATTTCGTCTCGCTCAGCGAGAATGAATCATATAACGTGGAGTATTGGCCACTGGAGCTTTATAAATTATCGCTGGCTCCTGCGGAAGCTGAGTTCTCGCGCAAGGTCGCTTTCATTACCGGTGGTGCGGGTGGAATCGGCAGCGAAACCGCCCGGCGACTGGTGTCGGAAGGTGCCCATGTTGTGCTTGCGGATCTTAATTTAGAAGGAGCCCAGAAAGTAGCCATAGAGATAAACGACAAATTCGGTGAGAATCGGGCGTTTGCTGTGAAAATGGATGTAACCCAGGAAGAACAGGTAGCAGCAGCTTATGCCGAGACAGCACTTTTCTATGGTGGTGTGGATATTATCGTCAACAATGCAGGACTAGCGACCTCCAGCCCTTTTGCCGAGACAACGCTTAAGGAATGGAATTTGAATATCTCCGTGCTGGGCACAGGTTATTTCCTTGTCGCACGCGAAGCCTTCCGGCTGATGAAGGAACAGAATATCGGTGGCAGTATGGTGTTCATCGGATCTAAGAATTCTGTCTATGCAGGCAAAAGCGCTTCAGCCTACAGCTCTGCCAAGGCGCTAGAAGCGCACTTAGCCCGTTGTATTGCAGCCGAAGGCGGTGAGTTCGGCATTCGTGCCAATACCATTCTGCCGGATGCTATTCTTCAGGGCTCGGCCATCTGGAATTCGAACTGGCGGAATGAGCGGGCGGCGGCTTATGGCATTGCGCCGGATCAATTGGAGGAATACTACCGCAAGCGCACGACGCTGCTGGTGAACATCTACCCGCGTGACATTGCTGAAGGCGTTGCGTTTCTTGCTTCTTCTAAATCGGAGAAGACGACCGGATGCATGCTGACCATTGACGGCGGTGTGCCGGCGGCTTTTACCCGCTAA
- a CDS encoding glycoside hydrolase family 30 protein — protein sequence MTKGNIRVIQTAKDNGDRLTELESLTFTPDSAEKEMELINIYDDLEYQEIEGFGGALTEASAVTLAKLSEAKQKEIIDAYFHPEHGIGYTLCRSHIQSCDFSLGNYSYVEDEDPQLRSFNISRDQESIIPLIKQAAATVGENFRLFSSPWSPPAWMKTNGEMNNGGKLKPEYREAWAKLFVKYIQSYAEAGIDIWAVSVQNEAKAAQIWDSCIYTAEEEKDFVRDYLGPALEEANLAHVKIMIWDHNKERVYAHAKTAFEDAAASKYIWGICFHWYSGDHFEALSAVHERFPDKHLFFSEGCQEGGVQLGSWNTGERYGHDIIGNLNNWMSSWTDWNIVLDEQGGPNHVGNYCDAPIIGDTKNDKVIFESSFYYIGHFSKYIRPGAKRIGSSKYTDKLETTAFRNTDGTIAVIVMNRTDNLLPFTLNCQGQVAETTIPAHAIQTLLFS from the coding sequence ATGACTAAAGGAAACATTCGCGTAATTCAAACAGCCAAAGATAACGGAGACCGCTTAACAGAGTTAGAATCTTTAACTTTCACTCCCGATTCCGCAGAGAAGGAAATGGAACTCATCAATATTTATGATGATTTGGAATATCAGGAGATTGAAGGCTTCGGCGGTGCGCTTACAGAGGCCTCTGCCGTAACCCTAGCCAAGCTTAGTGAAGCGAAACAGAAAGAAATTATCGATGCTTATTTCCATCCAGAACACGGAATCGGTTATACTCTGTGCCGCTCACATATCCAGAGCTGCGATTTCTCATTAGGCAATTATTCTTATGTTGAAGATGAAGACCCACAGCTGCGCTCGTTTAATATCTCACGGGATCAAGAATCGATTATCCCACTGATCAAGCAGGCAGCGGCCACCGTGGGTGAGAACTTCCGTTTGTTCTCTTCCCCATGGAGTCCACCGGCTTGGATGAAGACAAATGGTGAAATGAACAACGGCGGTAAGCTTAAACCGGAATATCGGGAAGCTTGGGCGAAATTGTTCGTTAAATATATTCAATCCTATGCGGAAGCAGGCATTGATATCTGGGCAGTGAGTGTGCAGAATGAGGCCAAAGCCGCTCAAATATGGGATTCTTGCATTTATACCGCTGAAGAAGAGAAGGATTTTGTCCGTGATTACCTCGGCCCTGCTCTGGAAGAAGCGAACTTAGCCCACGTGAAGATCATGATCTGGGATCATAATAAAGAGCGGGTCTACGCCCATGCGAAGACAGCATTCGAGGATGCAGCAGCCTCCAAATATATTTGGGGTATTTGCTTTCACTGGTATTCCGGTGATCACTTTGAAGCGCTGTCCGCCGTACATGAACGCTTCCCCGACAAACACCTATTCTTCAGTGAAGGCTGTCAAGAAGGGGGCGTGCAGCTCGGGTCCTGGAATACAGGTGAACGTTATGGACATGATATTATCGGCAACCTGAACAACTGGATGTCTAGCTGGACGGACTGGAATATCGTGTTGGATGAACAAGGCGGCCCTAACCATGTAGGCAATTATTGTGATGCTCCAATCATCGGTGATACCAAGAATGATAAGGTCATCTTTGAGAGCTCATTCTATTATATCGGACATTTCAGTAAATACATTCGTCCAGGAGCCAAACGGATCGGCAGCTCCAAATATACCGACAAGCTGGAAACAACTGCTTTCCGCAACACTGACGGAACGATTGCCGTCATCGTTATGAACCGGACCGACAACCTGTTGCCATTCACACTCAACTGTCAGGGACAGGTAGCCGAGACTACTATTCCGGCTCACGCTATTCAGACCTTGCTGTTCAGCTAA